GTATCAGTCGCCCCAATCCACGGCGGCCATGCGAGGCCATGACGATCAGGTCGCAGCCTCGTTCCTGGGCAAGCTGGTTGATCGCCTCTGCCGCCCACGTCTCCTCCACATGCACGGTATCGGCATTGACGCCAAGCCCGTCGGCCTGGGCTTTGGCGGCGGTCAGCACCTTGGCACCATATTCCTCGCCTGACTTCTGGTAGGAAACGATGTCCTCGGCGGTCGCCACCGGGCCGTACATGCCGGCGGAGGCGAAGATCGGCGCCGGCTCGGTCACGTTCATGACCGTTACCTTGGCGCCGATACCCTTGGCCAGGCTCAAGCCATGGTCGAGCCCCTTCTGAGCAAGCTCCGAGCCGTCGGTGGCAATGAGGACGTGGGTGTACATGGATTTCTCTCCTTGGCTCGCCGCACCCCCAGGAGTTTCGGCGCAATCTGTGACCACCAGCCTTTCCGACCGGCGCCCACGGGTCAAGGCGAAGGCCTTGAAATCGGCTGGCACAGCCGCACAAAACCCTTGACCGTTATATTCGGTCAAACATAACAATGCGCCGCTGGTCATATTGGCATGTATATATCCAAACCCATTGTTCAATCCGAGATCGACAGCATGAGACGCCGCAACCTCTTGATTTCATTCCTGGCAGCCGCCACCGCCCTGGTAGCCTCAGCCTCGCTCGCTTCCGCTGAGCAGCGCGTCTTTACCGACGCCGCGGGCCGCGAGGTGGCGCTGCCCGAGAAGATCACCCGCGTCATGGCCGCCGGCCCGCCCGCCTCGGTGTTGCTCTATTCGGTCGCGCCCGAGCGCATGGTCGGCTGGGTGCGCGAGTTCAAGGACGACGAGAATGCATTTATCGCAGCGCCTTACCGCGACCTGCCCGTCCATGGACGCCTCACCGGCAAGGGCGATACCGCCAATATGGAGGCCGTGCTGGCGATGAAACCCGACATCATCCTCGATGTCGGCACCGTCAACCCAACCTACGCTTCGCTCGCCGACAAGGTGCAGGAGCAGACCGGCATTCCATATGTGCTGATCGACGGCAGCTTCGCCAACACGCCGAAGTCGCTGCGCGAGATCGGCGAACTCCTGGGCGAAAAGGAGCAGGCCGAGAAGCTCGCCGCCTTCACCGAGGCTGCGATGCAGCGGCTCGACAAGGTCGTCGCCGAGGTGCCGGCCGACCAGCGTCCGCGCGTCTATTACGGCCGCGGCCCAGACGGGCTGGAGACGGGCCTCGCCGGGTCGATCAACATGGAGGTGCTGTCCGCCGTCGGCGCAACCAATGTCGCCGAAGCAGCCGGCAAAGGCTCGCTCGCCAATGTCTCGCTCGAACAGATCCTGTCCTGGAACCCCGACGTCATCCTGACGCTCAGCCCGAAGTTCCAGAAATCGGTGCTGTCGGATCCGTCATGGGCCGGCATCAAGGCGGTGAAGGACGGACGGGTGTTTCGCGCACCTGCCCTGCCCTTCGGCTGGTTCGACGCACCTCCCGGCGTCAACCGCGCCATCGGCGTATCCTGGCTCACCTCCGCACTCTACCCCGGCAAGGCCGAAGTCGACCTGAAGGTCGAAACCCGCGACTTCTACAAGCTGTTCTATCATGTCGATCTCACCGACGAGCAACTCGGCAAGCTGCTTGCCGACACCGGCCCGAAGACATGAGCTTCGAGCGGAAGCCGAGCACTTGCAGCAGCAGCTAAAAACCCAGCGCGCCGGGCCGGTCGTCATCGGCGCGCTGGCCGCGCTGCTCTTTGCCATCATCCTGGTGGCGATCCTGACCGGCAAATATCCGGTGATGACAGGCGACATCTTCGCCGTGGTCATGGCCAAGCTGTCAGGCGGCGAAAGCGGCGTTGCGCCGACGATCGAGACCGTAATCTGGAACGTCCGCCTGCCGCGCGTCGGCGCCGGCCTCCTCGTTGGCGCCTCGCTCGCGGCGGCGGGTGCGGTCTATCAGGGCCTGTTCCGCAACCCGCTGGTTTCCCCTGACATCCTCGGCGTTTCCGCCGGCGCCAGCTGCGGAGCTGTGGTCGGCATTTTCCTGTCGTTGTCGGTGCTCACCATCCAGGGCCTCGCCTTCGCTGGTGGGCTTGCAGCGGTTGCGCTCGTCTATGCCATCGGTTCTATCGTGCGGGAGCGTGACCCGATCCTCGTTTTGGTGCTGGCGGGCGTCGCCATCGGCGCACTGCTTGGCGCCTGCGTGTCGCTGCTCAAGGTGCTGGCCGATCCCTACAACCAGTTGCCGGCCATCACCTTCTGGCTGCTCGGCAGCCTTGCCAGCGTCAACGGTGCCGACCTCGCCTCCATCCTGCCTGCGATTATCATCGCACTGGTACCGATGGTGTTGCTGCGCTGGCGCATGAACCTGATGACGCTCGACGACGAAGAGGCGCGTTCGCTCGGCGTCGAAACCCGCTGGATCCGCATCGTCATCGTCGCCGCCGCAACGTTGATGACCGCCGCCGCCGTTTCAATCTCGGGCATCATCGGCTGGATCGGCCTTCTGGTTCCGCATGTCGCACGCATGTTCGTCGGGCCCGACTTCTCGCGCCTGCTACCTGCCTCGATGCTCATAGGTGCCGCCTACATGGTCGGCGTCGACACGCTCGCGCGCAACATCGCTGCGATCGAGGTCCCGCTCGGCATCCTCACCGCGGCGATAGGCGCGCCCTTCTTCCTCTATCTGCTTTTGACGACCCGGCGAGGCTGGCGATGATGCTTCAGGCAACCGATCTGGCATTCGGCTATGGCCGCGTCACAGTCGGCCAGGACGTCACGCTGTCTGTCGACCGTGGCGAGGTGCTGTGCCTGCTCGGACCCAATGGCTGCGGCAAGACCACATTGTTCAAGACCCTGCTTGGACTGTTGCCGCGCCAGGGCGGCAGCCTCGACCTGAACGGCAAGGACATCTCGACCTTCTCGCGCGCGCAGTTCGCACGCCACATCGCCTATGTGCCGCAGGCGACCGGCGCCTACTTCCCGTTCTCGGTGTTCGACGTCGTCCTGATGGGCCGCGCCAGCCGCATCGACACCTTCGCCTCGCCGACCATGGCCGACCGGGCGATCACCCAGGAAGCACTGGCAGCCCTCGGTATCGGCCACCTCGCCGTCCGCCCCTTCACCGACATCTCAGGCGGCGAAAAGCAGATGACGTTGATCGCCCGTGCGCTCGCCCATGAGCCCGAACTGATCGTGATGGACGAGCCGACGGCCAGCCTCGACTTCGGCAACCAGGCCCGTGTATTGCGCCGTATCTCCACATTGGCTGCTGCCGGCATGGCGGTGGTCATTTCCACCCACGATCCCAGCCATGCCTTTGCCTGCGCCAGCCGCGTCGCGCTGATGCAGGCGGGGACACTGGCCGCCATCGGCAAGCCTGCAGATGTGCTGACACCGCAATCGCTGCAAGCTCTCTATGGCGTCGGCGTTGCAGTGGCCTATCTCGAACAAGCCGGACGCCATGTCTGCACGCCAACCCTCAACGAAAGGAGCACGTCATGAAACTCAGTGCCCGCAACCAGATCAAAGGCAAGATCGTCGAAGTGACCAAGGGCGCGACAACATCGCATGTCCGCATCGACATCGGTGGCGCCGTCGTCACAGCCTCGATCACCAACGAGGCTGTCGACGAACTCAGGCTCGCTGTCGGCAAGGAAGCCTACGCAGTCATCAAGGCCTCCGACGTCATGGTCGCAGTCGACTGAGCGTGGTCCGCGAAAGCGAAATCCGCGACGGCGAAAGCGCCGTCGCACTCCCCTCAGGGTACGATGCCGAGATCTATTTCATCGGCCGCATCCGCACGCCCTGGGACTCGCGCCTGTTGACCCCGCGCCAAGGCCGCGCCGACGGTCCGGTCTGCCATATCGAGATCTTCGAGCCATGGGCAGACGCACTCGAGGGCGTATTACAATTCGCAAGGCTGGAAGTGCTCTACTGGCTGCATCTGTCCCGCCGCGACCTGGTGCGCCAGAGCCCGTCCAATGACGGTGCCGCGCGCGGCACCTTCTCGCTGCGCTCGCCCGTCCGCCCCAATCCGATCGGCACCCAGATCGTCGAGCTGGTCGCCTTGGACGGCAACGTCCTTGCCGTGCGCGGCATGGATTGCCTCGACGGCACACCGCTGATCGACATCAAGCCCGACCGGACGCTGTTCAACCCGATCGCCCCGTCGCAGCCGGGCGACTTCCAGACCGGCTAAACCACACAGATCTCGGTCGCCAGCCCGTCTGCGCTACGCTTGGCCTCGGCGCCAACGGAGTAGGTGGCGCATGCGAGCGTATCGGCCATCTTGGCGCCGCCGAGATCGAACTCCATCGGCCGTGCGCCATCGGGAAAGACCTGGCGTTCGAGGATCCATGTCAGCTGTTTCAGGACGATCTCAGGATCCATGCCGGGCGAACGCCGGGTTACCGCATCGACGCCGAGCTGCGGATTGGCCAGGCAATCGTGCCAGGCCTGGCGCGTGATCGCCTGCAGCTTGCCGGTGAGACCGGGATCCTTCTCCAGCACCGAGTTCAGCGCCACCAGCGCGCCCGAATAGATGTCGAGCCCGTTGTCGGCGAAATAGAGGAAGTCGAGGCCGCTGGCGTCATAGCCGCGCATTTCCATGGCAAACTTCAGCGTCGCATCGAAGCAGGTCGCCGCCAGCACCGAGCGGGACGCCACCAGCCGGTCGCGCTCTTCCGGCTGGACACCGAGATAGGTGTAGCTGTCGGGCGCAAAGCCGTTGCGCTTGAGCAGCAGCGGTAGAAGGCGTGCCGAGGTGTCGCCGTTCGGTCCGCACAAGGTACTACCGGGAATATCGGCCAAGGTCAGGGGCTTGCCGTCGGAGATGTAGCCTAGGCAGCAGGGCGTGTGCTCGTAGATCGGCACGAGACAGGAGATCTCGGTTTCGCCTGTATGCAGCGCACGTTCGAACACAGAGGATACATCGCCGTATCCGATGTCGGCCTCACCGCCCACAAGTGCACGCGTTACCAGCGACGAGCTGAAGCCCTCAACGAAGCTGCAGGAGAGGCCGTGATCGCCGAAATAGCCGGCGTCGACGGCGTGCAGAAACGGCGAATTCTGCCCTTGATACAGGTAGTTGAGCTTGAAGCGCAGCTCCATTTCACAAAACCTCGAACTTTCGGAACGGCCGTTCTTGAGAAACAGATTCTCCAAAAACTATTGTATCCAAATTGTCCACCGTCCTTGGTGGCTTTAGCAATTTGCGATATAACGCAAACATTCTGTTTTCAAGCAGCCCATTAAAGGAGTGATCATGGGAATTGCGCGGACAGCCCTGCTGGCCCTCATTGCGATTTTCGGCGTGAGCGCAGCAAGTGCACAGGACTACAAGGCCGCCCTGGTTGCACCGGATACCATCACCGTTGGCACCTCGGGCTCGGCTCCACCCTTCAGCATGACCAATGCCGCGGGCGAACTTGAAGGCTTCGACATCGACGTCGTCAATCTCGTCGCCAAGCAGTTCGGCCTTACAGCCAAATTCGAGAAGCTCGACTTTGCCGGGCTTTTGCCCGGCCTCACTGCGGGTCGCTTCGACCTGATCGCCTCTGGCGTGACGCGTACGCCGGAGCGACTGGCTTCGAAGGACTTTTTCCTGCTGTCACCCTACATCGTCAATGGTGCCGCCATCACCCGCCGTGAGGCCGATACAGGCATCGCCAGCTGGAAGGATGTCTGCGGCAAGACCATGGGTGCGGTGCGCGGCGGCGCCTTCCAGAAGGTGGCCAAGGAAAAGCTCCCGGCCGATTGCATCACCAAGAGCCGTGAATATCCCGGCGCGACCGAACTGTTCCTCGACCTCGAGAACCGCCGCATCGATTTTGCCGCCCACGACTTCCTCGGCCCGAAATACCTCGCCAAGTCGGGCAAGCTGACCGGCGCTGTCACACTCGACGACCTGCTGTCGACCATCACCCAGAGCGTCGCAGTCAGCAACAAGAACAAGCCGCTGGCCGACGCCATCGACGCCCAGTTCGAGACCTGGCGCAAGGACGGCACCCTGCAGGGCCTGGCCGACAAGTGGTTCGGCGCCTCCATCGACTGGTCGAAGGCCGAGTAGCAGGGGCCCGCGAGGGACGGTGCGACATGGACATAGCGCTTGCGTGGCTGCCGCGGCTGTTGGTTGCGGCGGCCCTCACCATTGGGCTGTCGGCAGTGGTGTTCACCCTGTCGGCAATCTTCGGCCTGTTGTTGTCCCTCGTCCACTACGGCCGCGAAAAATCCTGGCTCCGGAACGGTATCGAGGCATTCAGCG
The nucleotide sequence above comes from Aminobacter aminovorans. Encoded proteins:
- a CDS encoding iron ABC transporter substrate-binding protein; its protein translation is MRRRNLLISFLAAATALVASASLASAEQRVFTDAAGREVALPEKITRVMAAGPPASVLLYSVAPERMVGWVREFKDDENAFIAAPYRDLPVHGRLTGKGDTANMEAVLAMKPDIILDVGTVNPTYASLADKVQEQTGIPYVLIDGSFANTPKSLREIGELLGEKEQAEKLAAFTEAAMQRLDKVVAEVPADQRPRVYYGRGPDGLETGLAGSINMEVLSAVGATNVAEAAGKGSLANVSLEQILSWNPDVILTLSPKFQKSVLSDPSWAGIKAVKDGRVFRAPALPFGWFDAPPGVNRAIGVSWLTSALYPGKAEVDLKVETRDFYKLFYHVDLTDEQLGKLLADTGPKT
- a CDS encoding FecCD family ABC transporter permease — translated: MQQQLKTQRAGPVVIGALAALLFAIILVAILTGKYPVMTGDIFAVVMAKLSGGESGVAPTIETVIWNVRLPRVGAGLLVGASLAAAGAVYQGLFRNPLVSPDILGVSAGASCGAVVGIFLSLSVLTIQGLAFAGGLAAVALVYAIGSIVRERDPILVLVLAGVAIGALLGACVSLLKVLADPYNQLPAITFWLLGSLASVNGADLASILPAIIIALVPMVLLRWRMNLMTLDDEEARSLGVETRWIRIVIVAAATLMTAAAVSISGIIGWIGLLVPHVARMFVGPDFSRLLPASMLIGAAYMVGVDTLARNIAAIEVPLGILTAAIGAPFFLYLLLTTRRGWR
- the tsaA gene encoding tRNA (N6-threonylcarbamoyladenosine(37)-N6)-methyltransferase TrmO encodes the protein MVRESEIRDGESAVALPSGYDAEIYFIGRIRTPWDSRLLTPRQGRADGPVCHIEIFEPWADALEGVLQFARLEVLYWLHLSRRDLVRQSPSNDGAARGTFSLRSPVRPNPIGTQIVELVALDGNVLAVRGMDCLDGTPLIDIKPDRTLFNPIAPSQPGDFQTG
- a CDS encoding substrate-binding periplasmic protein, whose amino-acid sequence is MGIARTALLALIAIFGVSAASAQDYKAALVAPDTITVGTSGSAPPFSMTNAAGELEGFDIDVVNLVAKQFGLTAKFEKLDFAGLLPGLTAGRFDLIASGVTRTPERLASKDFFLLSPYIVNGAAITRREADTGIASWKDVCGKTMGAVRGGAFQKVAKEKLPADCITKSREYPGATELFLDLENRRIDFAAHDFLGPKYLAKSGKLTGAVTLDDLLSTITQSVAVSNKNKPLADAIDAQFETWRKDGTLQGLADKWFGASIDWSKAE
- a CDS encoding universal stress protein, whose protein sequence is MYTHVLIATDGSELAQKGLDHGLSLAKGIGAKVTVMNVTEPAPIFASAGMYGPVATAEDIVSYQKSGEEYGAKVLTAAKAQADGLGVNADTVHVEETWAAEAINQLAQERGCDLIVMASHGRRGLGRLILGSQTVDVLTNSKVPVLVVR
- a CDS encoding ABC transporter substrate-binding protein gives rise to the protein MELRFKLNYLYQGQNSPFLHAVDAGYFGDHGLSCSFVEGFSSSLVTRALVGGEADIGYGDVSSVFERALHTGETEISCLVPIYEHTPCCLGYISDGKPLTLADIPGSTLCGPNGDTSARLLPLLLKRNGFAPDSYTYLGVQPEERDRLVASRSVLAATCFDATLKFAMEMRGYDASGLDFLYFADNGLDIYSGALVALNSVLEKDPGLTGKLQAITRQAWHDCLANPQLGVDAVTRRSPGMDPEIVLKQLTWILERQVFPDGARPMEFDLGGAKMADTLACATYSVGAEAKRSADGLATEICVV
- a CDS encoding TOBE domain-containing protein, which codes for MKLSARNQIKGKIVEVTKGATTSHVRIDIGGAVVTASITNEAVDELRLAVGKEAYAVIKASDVMVAVD
- a CDS encoding ABC transporter ATP-binding protein, with product MMLQATDLAFGYGRVTVGQDVTLSVDRGEVLCLLGPNGCGKTTLFKTLLGLLPRQGGSLDLNGKDISTFSRAQFARHIAYVPQATGAYFPFSVFDVVLMGRASRIDTFASPTMADRAITQEALAALGIGHLAVRPFTDISGGEKQMTLIARALAHEPELIVMDEPTASLDFGNQARVLRRISTLAAAGMAVVISTHDPSHAFACASRVALMQAGTLAAIGKPADVLTPQSLQALYGVGVAVAYLEQAGRHVCTPTLNERSTS